In Rodentibacter haemolyticus, the DNA window ATGTGACCAACAATGCCACAATCAATGGTGAATTAACAACTAAAGGCAATGCAACCTTTGAGAGAGATACGTTAACCAAAGGCAATGCAACTTTCGAGAAAGATGTCACTGTAAATGGCACAACAACTACGAAAGAGTTGAATGTGACCAACAATGCCACAATCAATGGTGAGTTAACGACTAAAGGCAACGCAACCTTTGAGAAAGACATGCTAACCAAAGGCAATGCAACTTTCGAGAAAGATGTCACTGTAAATGGCACAACAACTACGAAAGAGTTGAATGTGACCAACAATGCAACAATCAATGGTGAGTTAACGACTAAAGGCAACGCAACTTTTGAGAAAGACATGCTAACCAAAGGCAATGCAACTTTCGAGAAAGATGCCACTGTAAATGGCACAACGACTACGAAAGAGTTGAATGTGACCAACAATGCCACAATCAATGGTGAATTAACAACTAAAGGCAATGCAACCTTTGAGAGAGATACGTTAACCAAAGGCAATGCAACTTTCGAGAAAGATGTCACTGTAAATGGCACAACAACTACGAAAGAGTTGAATGTGACCAACAATGCAACAATCAATGGTGAGTTAACGACTAAAGGCAACGCAACTTTTGAGAAAGACATGCTAACCAAAGGCAATGCAACTTTCGAGAAAGATGTCACTGTAAATGGCACAACAACTACGAAAGAGTTGAATGTGACCAACAATGCAACAATCAATGGTGAGTTAACGACTAAAGGCAATGCAACCTTTGAGAAAGATACGTTAACCAAAGGTAATGCAACCATTGAGGGAACGACCACAACCAAAGACTTAAACGTGACGAATAATGCCAATATTGTGAAAGATCTCACCGTTGGCGGAAATAGCACGGTTAAGGGTAATTCAACGATTGAGGGTGATAGCTTAACCAAAGGCAATGCAACTTTCGAGAAAGATGTCACTGTAAATGGCACAACGACTACGAAAGAGTTGAATGTGACCAATAATGCAGCAATCAATGGTGAGTTAACAACTAAAGGCAACGCAACTTTTGAGAGAGATACGTTAACTAAAGGTAATGCAACCGTTGAGGGAACGACTACGACCAAAGACTTAAGCGTGACAAATAATGCCGACATCAAGAAAGATCTCACCGTTGGCGGAAATAGTACGGTTAAAGGTGATTCTACTGTGGAAGGTAATAGTGTGGTCAGCGGTAGTGTTACGGTTGGACAAAATCTGACAGTACGCGGTTCCACAGTATTAGAAGACGTGACAATTAATAAATCGCTTAGCTTAGCTGATGGAGCGAAAATTGATTTAGGTAATTCCGATATTGAGGGTAACTTCAATATCTATGGAGAAACAAATAAGAAAACGCTCAGCAATGCCTTGGATCAATTACAGATGTCAGGTCCGTTAATTTATGTTGATCCTAAAACCAACAAAGATGTTCAAAAACGGACTGAAGTTCTGAGATTAAATAGCGGTTCGAACAAACCGGCTCGTCTAACGAATGTTGCTGATCCAATTGCGGCTAACGATGCGGTAAACTTAGGCTACTTAAATAAACAATTCTCGTTGAATATGGGAGAAGTACATAAGCGCATCAATAAAGTAGACCGTCGCTTACGTAGTGGTATCGCTTCTGCTGTAGCAATGAGTCTGTTACCACAATCCAACCGCGCCGGCGAAAGCATAATGAGTGTAGGGGGAGGTACTTATCGCGGAGCTTCGGCAATTGCCGTTGGTTATTCCCGTGTAAGTGATAGTGGTAGAATGATCATTAATGTCGGAGGCAGTGCTAATAATTCCGGTGATTATGCCGGCGGAGCAGCCATTGGTTGGAAGTTCTAACCCTTGTGAAGTGCGGTTGATGTTTTGATGTTTTCCGCACATCTCCTTAATGAAAATCCGGTTGGTTTAAACCAATCGGATTTTTTTATCTTCTTCCTTAGGTCTAATCCACTTGGGCTACGTGGCAATATCGACTTGATAGAATCCCAAAAAATACGGCGAATTTTGACCGCACTTTTTGTAAGGAGGTTAATTGTTGAATGCTTGGTTTATAAATTCACAGATCTATCGGCACTCTCGATAGTTGATTTTCTGTGAGCGACAGTCACCCTGGTTATCGCTAATTGAGCGATAGCTTGATTGATCTTTTTCTCATTGTCTTCATCTAAATGGCTAGTCGCTTCATCCATAAAGAGATTTAGTATCCGTATAAATTTTACGGTTCTTGTCAATTTGTTTGGTTAAATTTCCCAATGTTTCCTGTTGGTTGTCTTTTACCGGTTGAATAATATTATCTAACTTTTCAATTTGATCTTTAATCGCATTGATGGAATTAATCCCAACATTACCGCTATCGGTAATACGGTCAAGGGTAATTTTAAAAAGCGGGTCGCCTTTTTTTATCGGTTGATTAATTGTCACATAACGTTCGGAAATATAACCGGATTTTGATGCTGATAGGATAATTGGATGGGGTTGCATCACCACCTCACCTAAAATAGTTTCTCGGCGGGTGTAGCTCCCAAAGGTAATATAAATAATAAAAGAAGCCGTTATCAAAAAAGAGAAGAAAAATACAACCCATGCCGGTATTGATGACAATAGTACAGCAGTGCTTTTCCACTTTTGATGATCTAGGACCTCTTTTCTAAACATTTTTTTATTTCTATAAAAGCGAGGAATAGTATATTCCTAATATAAAGGTAATAACTAATAAAATATTAAAAAAATCTTAAAAACTGTT includes these proteins:
- a CDS encoding HlyD family secretion protein, with protein sequence MQPHPIILSASKSGYISERYVTINQPIKKGDPLFKITLDRITDSGNVGINSINAIKDQIEKLDNIIQPVKDNQQETLGNLTKQIDKNRKIYTDTKSLYG